Genomic segment of Trichoderma breve strain T069 chromosome 7 map unlocalized scaffold00007, whole genome shotgun sequence:
ATtggagtacctgtacctggTAGCCACGCTTTTTGGCGGGCGGGCAAGCCACCGGCGAGGTACCCCTGGAGAACCGGTACCTCAGTGCCTTGACTCCCGCACAAAGAGGTACGGTACGGAGCTCTAGGTACCGGCCGTGGCTCGGCGGTGGTGCGATTGGTGCCAATTGGCAAGCCGCCACTGCAGTGGCTCCGCCCGAGCCCTGTTGTATCGTGGCATTCCCAGAAGCTCCTCGAACTTCCCACCTCACCCTCAACAACTTCCAAAAGCTTCGTCGTGCTATACCTTTGTGCTTCGGCTCAGCTCTGCCGCCCCGTCTCCTGGTTTTCCCCTCTGGTCTCTGGTATTCGTCGTCTGCGGTTGTCTTTACCATGTTCTAGACACCACAGACTTTtaagcatcagcatcaagcaAGTCGTCACGTAACTGTCTTGTGCTGCTACCCGCAAAGCCTAACGGCCTGTCTGTACTTGTTTGCCTATCCTGCAGTTGGTGAGTTTGCACAAAATACCTGTACAGCAGCCATTGAGCCGAATTCTGCCGTCAATTCCCGGCATCCCGATGTGCAATGGCTGTCTGCTTGATTCCTGTGCTCCCGTGCAATTTGCTGACGGTCTGCTGCTTCCCAAGTTAGTTTCGGTACACTCCCTGTCTATCTAGCATCCTTCCATCTGTGATCCTTCCGAGCCGAATTCTACAATGTCTACCGAAGAAGCTGTCCCTGCTGGCATTGCCAATGCTGGCGAGGAGTCTGTCGCCCAGCGTCTTCAACAGCACCATGTGACTGTTGAGGACGTGCCGGATGACGAATTGCCCGCCAAGTCGGCCGATGACGCATCTGCTTCTGGATCTGCTcccgccgccaaggctgcGAAGCCCAAGCAGGCTGCTCTCGATACCCAGTCACACGAGCTGTTCCCCGAGCTTGGAGCTCCCAAAGGCAAGGCCCCCAACGTTGCTCCCATCTGGGGCGCTAAGAGCAATGCCAATGGCGGTTCCAACGGTGTTTCTCGCTCGTCGACTCCGGCATCTGGCGCTGAGACTCCCGTTTCCCAAGCGCCTACCCCGGCCATGGTCATTCCTGGACGCAGAGTCGAAACAATTACTCTCGCTCCTCAATTCCTCCGCCCCCGTTCCGAACTTCGACGCCCAATTCCGGATAtcctcaaggacatcaacCGCAAGTCTCgtgccaacatcaccatgACTCAGTCTCCCAATGGACACCTCAAGTTCATGGCTTCTGGCCCTCAGGAAGTCGCCCAACAGGCACTCAAGGATCTAGTTGCCCAGATCGGAACAAAGGTATGTGTGCAATTCTGCGTAGTTCGTTGTTGCCTTTGGCTAATGTTGCTTTCAAGGTCAATGTCAAGGTCCCCATTCCCCAGGCTACCCGCGCATTTATCATTGGCAAGGGTGGTGCCACTATTAAGGCTCTCCAGGAGAAGACGGGTGCTAGGATCCAGATGCCCAAGGCCGAAGAGAACCAGGcggttgatgacgatgacgaggctcTCATCGATGTCATCGTAGAGGGCAATGCTATTTCTGCCGCCTCTGCCCGGGACGAGATTCTCAAGATTGTGGGCGAGCGGGTTGCCAACGTTCAAACCAAGGTGCGGGGGATCCCTACCGCTTTCTACCCCTTCATTGCCGGTCCTGGAAATGCCCTGGCGCAAGcgatggaggaggccaaTGGAGTTCAGGTCCGCGTCCCCACTCATCAGCTGTACTCATCCGCACCGCTTCCCGTTGCACCGGCCCCCGGTCAGCGACCCGTGTTTGCTGCGGCCGGCGCGGATGACGAGCATATTCTGCTTGCCGGTGACCGTGCCGCCGTTCAAAAGGCCCGAGCTGAAATTGAGCGTCGTGCCGCtgagctgcagaagcagctggaagcCGAGCAGCTTTCCATCCAACGTGGCCGACATCAGTTCATTATCGGACAGCGAGGTATCCCCCTGGAAGATTTCTTCAAGGAGACTGGCTGTGCCATCCTGTTCCCctcagaggaagatgatgatatgatCACCGTCGTTGGACCTCCCTCCCAGGTGCAGGCCGGTCTTGAAAGAGCCATGGATCTCGCCATGGGTATGCAAATGTCCAACATTGATATTTCAAGATCTCACCGCAACGCTCCTGGCGGAGCCTTGGCTCATGCTGCCAACATCACTCGATACCTTCGTCAACGTAAGGAGATTGAGCGCCTTGAGAAGCTTTACAGCACTCACATCAACACTCCATTCTCTCAAGACGGCGCCCTGCCCTGGGAGCTGTACTCTCGTGAGGGTAAGAATGCTATTCGTGCCCAGTCGGAGATTACTGCAATTCTCAATGGACACCCGCCGTCTCGTATGCAGACCGTCTCTATCGACCCCTTCTTCCATCAGCACTTGCGCAACAATGTTACACCAAAGATCAAGGAGGATTTTGGTGTTCACCTAGTCGTTCCGGAAGCATCAGAAGCCAATGTCCCCGTGCTTCTCGTGTTTGAGGGCCCTGACCCTGCTGAGGGTGCCTACCAACCCCCCCGCGTCAAGCCTACAGAGGCTGAAGCTCGCGCCTTTAAGCAAGCGCTAGATGCTGCCCAAAAGCACATCCTTgacctcatcaacaaccagGAGGAGCTTAGCGAGGTGGCTCTTGACGTCCCCGTCAAATTCCACGAGAAGCTGCGCCGAttcatcaagaaggagcAGGAGAGTCGCGATGAGTCCCAGATCCCCATCCGAGTGGGAAAACTTGGCACCACTGTTACTCTGCGAGGACCCAAGTCTGCCGTTGAGTCGATTGCCAGCAAGGCAACCGCTTTTATCGAGCAAGAAAAGATTGATGAGAAGGAACGCGGACATGTCTTGACTTTTGACTTCCCCCAGAAGTTTGCCAACCACCTCATCGGCAAGGGTGGTAGCAACATCAAAGAGCTCCGTGATCGATTCGACGTCGAGATCCAAGTC
This window contains:
- a CDS encoding KH domain-containing protein gives rise to the protein MSTEEAVPAGIANAGEESVAQRLQQHHVTVEDVPDDELPAKSADDASASGSAPAAKAAKPKQAALDTQSHELFPELGAPKGKAPNVAPIWGAKSNANGGSNGVSRSSTPASGAETPVSQAPTPAMVIPGRRVETITLAPQFLRPRSELRRPIPDILKDINRKSRANITMTQSPNGHLKFMASGPQEVAQQALKDLVAQIGTKVNVKVPIPQATRAFIIGKGGATIKALQEKTGARIQMPKAEENQAVDDDDEALIDVIVEGNAISAASARDEILKIVGERVANVQTKVRVPTHQLYSSAPLPVAPAPGQRPVFAAAGADDEHILLAGDRAAVQKARAEIERRAAELQKQLEAEQLSIQRGRHQFIIGQRGIPLEDFFKETGCAILFPSEEDDDMITVVGPPSQVQAGLERAMDLAMGMQMSNIDISRSHRNAPGGALAHAANITRYLRQRKEIERLEKLYSTHINTPFSQDGALPWELYSREGKNAIRAQSEITAILNGHPPSRMQTVSIDPFFHQHLRNNVTPKIKEDFGVHLVVPEASEANVPVLLVFEGPDPAEGAYQPPRVKPTEAEARAFKQALDAAQKHILDLINNQEELSEVALDVPVKFHEKLRRFIKKEQESRDESQIPIRVGKLGTTVTLRGPKSAVESIASKATAFIEQEKIDEKERGHVLTFDFPQKFANHLIGKGGSNIKELRDRFDVEIQVQDGKVELKGPQAKAEKARTYIQNLSRTLADETTHTLKIDPKFHRELIGAGGSQINRLQTRYKVLIFFPRSAKAGDDQPGADAASDAGKPRRQQAPDEVIIRGPKKGADEARDEIYSLHKYLEEHSHTATIGVQQKQVGSLIGQGGAALDELRQQTGARIDVPADRDTPIVEILIRGTATQVKKAQQILEEKRAAFDDTIVQTIDVDKKHHKALIGASGANLRDIVVGAGGSDDRRALARTIQFPKQEADGNTIKVEGRTQVVHNIIKRIQEIVAERDNQVTEVVDVPIDQHRSLIGRGGDAKRQLESQFSVSIDIPRQGDGKTGVKITGRPENVASAKEHISGLIKQQQGETLQIPRNVHHVVSNNGQIFRQLRNNFQVTVDHAGQSIPAKPTPSARAVEGALPLITDDADAATDVHSWKVVSAEAGEEGEIPWILRGTAENVAKAKEVILKNLEQAKANDSTGYLILPDPRTYRFVIGPNGSKVKSIRNQSNCQIQVPRDQAKDEAIEILGTREGVEKAKDLILAAVREGEAKSRE